From Elephas maximus indicus isolate mEleMax1 chromosome 25, mEleMax1 primary haplotype, whole genome shotgun sequence, the proteins below share one genomic window:
- the ROMO1 gene encoding reactive oxygen species modulator 1 has protein sequence MPVAVGPYGQSQPSCFDRVKMGFVMGCAVGMAAGALFGTFSCLRIGMRGRELMGGIGKTMMQSGGTFGTFMAIGMGIRC, from the exons ATGCCGGTGGCCGTGGGTCCCTACGGGCAGTCCCAGCCAAGCTGCTTCGACCGCGTGAAGATGGGCTTCGTGATGGGTTGCGCAGTGGGCATGGCGGCCGGGGCGCTCTTTGGCACCTTTTCCTGTCTCAG GATCGGAATGCGGGGTCGGGAGCTGATGGGCGGCATTGGGAAAACCATGATGCAGAGTGGTGGCACTTTTGGCACATTCATGGCCATCGGGATGGGCATCCGATGCTAA